A genomic window from Verrucomicrobiales bacterium includes:
- a CDS encoding succinate dehydrogenase/fumarate reductase iron-sulfur subunit: MKVRIQVWRQKNDKSPGAFQTYQTPDLNPNMSFLEMLDVVNEELAGRGEEPIAFDHDCREGICGTCSLVINGKPHGPNKGVATCQTYMRSFQDGDTIVVEPFRARPFPLVKDLVVDRKSFDKIIQAGGFISVRTGSAPDANSTPVPKDDSDLAMDAAQCIGCGACVAACKNASAMLFVSAKVSHLGLLPQGQPERDRRVQAMVSTMDEQGFGNCTVTGSCEAVCPKEISLDFIARMNRDYAFTLIKGETRRAKVSEGAG; encoded by the coding sequence ATGAAAGTTCGAATCCAGGTTTGGCGGCAGAAGAACGACAAGTCTCCCGGGGCATTTCAGACGTATCAAACGCCTGATCTCAACCCGAACATGTCGTTCCTGGAGATGCTCGATGTGGTGAACGAGGAGCTGGCGGGTCGGGGCGAGGAGCCGATTGCCTTCGATCATGACTGCCGCGAGGGTATCTGCGGAACTTGTTCGCTGGTGATCAATGGCAAGCCTCACGGACCCAATAAAGGGGTCGCGACCTGCCAGACCTACATGCGAAGTTTTCAGGATGGCGACACCATTGTGGTGGAGCCGTTCCGCGCCCGTCCTTTCCCGCTGGTGAAGGACCTGGTGGTGGATCGCAAGTCGTTCGACAAGATCATCCAGGCAGGCGGCTTCATCAGCGTGCGCACCGGATCCGCGCCGGATGCCAATTCCACGCCCGTGCCCAAGGATGACTCCGATTTGGCGATGGACGCGGCTCAGTGCATTGGCTGTGGCGCTTGTGTTGCCGCCTGTAAAAACGCGAGTGCCATGCTGTTTGTCTCCGCCAAGGTCTCTCATCTGGGACTTCTTCCTCAGGGGCAGCCGGAACGCGATCGTCGCGTTCAAGCGATGGTTTCCACCATGGATGAGCAAGGTTTTGGCAACTGCACCGTGACGGGGTCATGCGAGGCGGTTTGTCCCAAGGAAATCAGTTTGGATTTTATCGCCCGCATGAACCGCGACTATGCGTTCACCCTGATCAAGGGCGAAACCCGTCGCGCCAAGGTCTCCGAAGGCGCGGGCTGA
- a CDS encoding DEAD/DEAH box helicase: MANPFLIENSEEIGELLRKFPATSRKKGETLFKQGAVKQMKCVDPGSEYEALVQDEESCEVHLLLDPESGWHAECDCFSSGSCSHTYAAFKALLAEHSVAQVQSLSGGGGVSTPGASALQNFREKVSTALGRSLKKEEEEYLQLVRSAFRRCKDTGQISSFELQRLKLPPKEPAILLVRIAPFPLKSELEFWQCLALFASRQSIEIPPFLRAVTDTQAMEERFDLWERNQEIRSWRQRFFKLGRSLDAPSGAAPVVHELRLCVGDSHLQLDWRPPGMDFFTKPTHAELDRLAEQLNGGFATLTEASSLIWSTLVDRSAAVRQIEYYFYDTAVMGLVGRLIRLASLADSFVTHSGQALERPEEPLRWELTPPEARAGSYRLRLVGPGDQPAPKILRVFEGNPTLYLTADAVFRGPSKGRGPFDHQKEHLIPVAAVESSEGVTWAQSIGIALPASILTRLRPVPMQVKIRCSIVPLHLGSNVELCLFEVTAVSPASNLSEVWGREGWKEVGAEVGDLSDSSEPGGDITVPDRSALECIPALMEPLGGDWERYFGTLSLRITKKFPQLFSTWLESVPSHVDVQLEGELKGFADGTVSGRVRLDVTETDLDWFDLRVVLDISDTQLSENEIKLLLNARGGYVRLAGKGWKRLAFELSDEDDEQLARLGLSPKELSAEPQRMHVLQLSDPASKGFLKDDQMAQIQRRASELKARVTPALPDGIRAELRPYQLQGFHFLAYLTENSFGGILADDMGLGKTLQTLTWLVWLRQRAEGKEAKPSLVICPKSVMDNWRSEAAKFAGALRVKVWPASEVGEFARRTGEVDLHVLNYNQLRNLGEALGEISWQAIILDEGQYIKNPSSQTAQIARALKADQRLVLTGTPIENRLLDLWSLMAFAMPGMLGSRNQFGRLYDTKADPLARRRLSARVRPFLLRRTKAQVAKDLPDRIEEDLLCEMEGEQKVLYSAELKRAQQLLLRVKTQKELAKQQMHFLTSLLRLRQICCSPRLVAGDCREMGSKLEALLDQLEPLMEEGHKVLVFSQFVDMLKLIRQAVVEREWAHYYLAGETEDRGQLVEQFQGHEGAAVFLISLKAGGFGLNLTAASYVVLFDPWWNPAVENQAIDRTHRIGQTNNVMAYRLLIKGSVEEKIRVLQRRKSALAEDVLGEEKFSQSLTIDDLKFLFSDIG, from the coding sequence ATGGCTAATCCTTTTCTTATCGAGAACTCCGAAGAGATCGGGGAGTTGCTCCGCAAATTCCCCGCGACGAGTCGCAAAAAGGGGGAAACTCTCTTCAAGCAGGGAGCCGTCAAGCAGATGAAGTGCGTGGATCCGGGCTCGGAGTATGAGGCGCTGGTCCAGGACGAGGAGTCCTGTGAGGTGCATCTACTCCTCGATCCGGAGTCTGGATGGCACGCCGAGTGTGACTGTTTTTCGAGCGGTAGTTGCAGTCACACCTACGCTGCCTTCAAGGCGCTGCTAGCCGAGCACAGCGTGGCTCAAGTGCAGAGCCTCAGCGGAGGAGGAGGAGTCAGTACTCCGGGGGCCTCCGCGTTGCAAAACTTTCGGGAGAAGGTGTCCACTGCGTTGGGGCGTTCCTTGAAGAAGGAGGAGGAGGAGTATTTACAGTTGGTGCGTTCCGCGTTCCGCCGGTGCAAGGACACGGGGCAGATTTCCTCGTTCGAACTCCAGCGACTCAAGCTTCCTCCCAAGGAGCCGGCGATACTTTTGGTGCGGATCGCCCCGTTTCCCCTCAAGAGTGAGCTCGAGTTCTGGCAGTGTCTCGCTTTGTTCGCCTCGCGGCAATCGATCGAAATCCCTCCTTTCCTCAGGGCCGTCACGGATACTCAGGCGATGGAGGAGCGGTTCGATCTGTGGGAGCGGAATCAGGAAATCAGATCCTGGCGGCAGCGTTTTTTCAAGCTTGGCAGATCCCTGGACGCTCCGAGCGGGGCGGCACCCGTCGTCCATGAACTCCGGCTCTGCGTTGGCGATTCTCATCTGCAACTCGACTGGCGCCCTCCCGGCATGGACTTTTTTACCAAGCCCACCCACGCCGAGCTGGATCGACTCGCCGAGCAGCTGAATGGAGGGTTTGCCACGCTCACCGAGGCAAGTTCCCTCATTTGGAGCACGCTCGTAGATCGCTCCGCAGCGGTTCGGCAGATCGAGTATTACTTTTACGATACGGCCGTCATGGGTCTCGTGGGCCGCCTGATTCGCCTGGCTTCGCTCGCCGATTCCTTTGTCACCCATTCCGGCCAGGCGCTGGAGCGTCCGGAGGAGCCGCTGCGCTGGGAGTTGACTCCGCCGGAGGCGCGGGCGGGATCGTATCGGCTGCGCCTGGTGGGCCCGGGAGATCAGCCGGCGCCTAAAATTCTTCGCGTCTTCGAGGGGAATCCCACGCTGTACCTGACGGCCGATGCCGTGTTCCGGGGGCCTTCGAAGGGGCGGGGCCCGTTTGATCATCAGAAAGAGCATCTGATTCCGGTGGCGGCGGTCGAGAGTTCCGAGGGAGTGACCTGGGCTCAGTCGATCGGCATTGCCCTGCCTGCGTCGATCCTGACACGGCTTCGTCCGGTCCCGATGCAGGTCAAGATTCGGTGTTCGATCGTGCCGCTTCATCTGGGTAGCAACGTCGAGCTGTGCCTCTTTGAAGTCACGGCGGTCTCCCCTGCGTCGAATCTGTCGGAGGTGTGGGGGAGGGAGGGTTGGAAGGAAGTTGGCGCCGAGGTGGGCGATCTTTCGGATTCCTCGGAGCCAGGGGGGGACATTACAGTTCCCGACCGATCGGCTCTGGAATGCATCCCCGCCTTGATGGAGCCTTTGGGGGGTGACTGGGAGCGCTATTTTGGAACTCTAAGCCTGCGAATCACCAAAAAGTTTCCCCAACTCTTCTCCACCTGGCTGGAGTCGGTGCCGTCCCATGTTGACGTGCAGCTGGAAGGGGAGCTCAAAGGGTTTGCGGATGGGACGGTTTCAGGTCGGGTGCGGTTGGATGTGACGGAGACAGATCTGGACTGGTTTGATCTGCGAGTGGTCTTGGACATTTCCGACACCCAACTGAGCGAGAATGAAATCAAGCTGCTGCTCAACGCTCGAGGCGGCTATGTCCGGCTGGCGGGCAAGGGATGGAAGCGCTTGGCTTTTGAGCTGAGCGATGAGGATGATGAGCAGTTGGCGCGTTTGGGGCTGAGCCCGAAGGAACTCTCGGCCGAGCCGCAGCGCATGCATGTGCTGCAGCTGTCCGATCCGGCGTCGAAGGGCTTTCTGAAGGACGATCAGATGGCGCAGATTCAACGTCGCGCCAGCGAGTTGAAGGCGCGGGTCACGCCGGCTCTGCCGGATGGAATTCGGGCGGAGCTTCGTCCTTACCAGCTGCAAGGGTTTCATTTTCTGGCCTATCTCACCGAGAATTCGTTTGGTGGGATTCTGGCGGACGACATGGGATTGGGCAAAACCCTCCAGACGCTCACCTGGCTGGTGTGGTTGCGTCAGCGGGCGGAGGGCAAGGAGGCCAAGCCATCTTTGGTGATCTGCCCGAAATCGGTGATGGATAATTGGAGATCGGAAGCGGCGAAGTTTGCGGGAGCGCTGCGAGTGAAAGTGTGGCCGGCCAGCGAAGTTGGGGAGTTCGCCCGTCGCACGGGTGAAGTGGATTTGCATGTGCTGAATTACAATCAGCTGCGCAACTTGGGCGAGGCGCTCGGGGAGATATCCTGGCAGGCGATCATTCTGGATGAGGGGCAGTACATCAAGAATCCCAGCTCGCAAACGGCCCAGATCGCCCGGGCCCTTAAAGCGGATCAGCGGCTGGTGTTGACCGGCACTCCCATTGAGAATCGGCTGCTGGACCTTTGGAGCCTGATGGCTTTTGCGATGCCTGGGATGCTAGGGAGCCGGAACCAGTTCGGACGACTCTACGACACCAAGGCGGATCCGCTGGCCCGGCGTCGGTTGTCCGCCCGGGTCCGTCCGTTCCTTTTGCGTCGAACCAAGGCCCAGGTGGCGAAGGACCTGCCGGATCGCATTGAGGAGGATTTGCTGTGTGAGATGGAGGGCGAGCAAAAGGTTCTCTATTCCGCGGAACTCAAGCGGGCTCAGCAGCTCTTGCTTCGGGTGAAAACCCAGAAGGAGCTGGCCAAGCAGCAGATGCATTTTCTGACTTCTTTGCTCCGGCTGCGACAGATCTGCTGCTCGCCTCGGCTGGTGGCTGGCGATTGCCGGGAGATGGGATCCAAGCTGGAGGCGTTGCTGGATCAGCTGGAGCCGCTCATGGAGGAAGGGCACAAGGTCTTGGTGTTCTCGCAGTTTGTGGACATGTTGAAGCTCATCCGCCAAGCGGTGGTTGAGCGTGAGTGGGCTCATTATTACCTAGCGGGCGAAACGGAGGATCGCGGGCAACTGGTGGAGCAGTTCCAAGGTCACGAGGGTGCCGCGGTGTTTCTCATTTCGCTGAAGGCGGGTGGTTTTGGGCTCAATTTGACGGCGGCGAGTTACGTGGTTCTGTTCGACCCCTGGTGGAATCCGGCGGTTGAGAATCAGGCGATCGATCGAACGCATCGGATCGGCCAGACCAACAACGTGATGGCCTATCGGTTACTGATCAAGGGAAGCGTTGAAGAGAAGATCCGTGTGCTTCAGCGTCGTAAATCGGCCCTGGCGGAGGATGTGCTTGGCGAGGAGAAATTCTCCCAGAGCCTGACCATCGACGATCTCAAGTTCCTCTTCTCTGATATTGGGTGA
- a CDS encoding fumarate reductase/succinate dehydrogenase flavoprotein subunit: MATLNSNIPPGPLAQKWEKHKFSSKLINPANKRKYKVIVVGAGLAGGSASATLAELGYQVENFVFHDSPRRAHSIAAQGGINAAKNYQNDGDSVFRLFYDTIKGGDFRAREANVHRLAQVSVNIIDQCAAQGVPFAREYGGLLDNRSFGGAQVSRTFYARGQTGQQLLLGAYSALSRQIGLGAVKSYTHSEMLDLVVIDGHAKGILVRNLQTGEITRHVADAVVLATGGYGNVFNLSTYARGSNTTAIWRAYKRGACFANPCYTQIHPTCIPVSGDYQSKLTLMSESLRNDGRIWVSKKKGDTRPPQQIPEEDRDYYLERKYPSFGNLAPRDIASRAAKQVCDEGRGVGETGLGVYLDFSDAIKRLGENRIRERYGNLFSIYHEITNEDAYKAPMRIYPAVHYTMGGLWVDYNLMSNLPGLFVLGEANFSDHGANRLGASALMQGLADGYFVLPATIGNYLATQKPDQRPKTDHAAFKDADQALQGSIKKMLGMKGKKTPAGFLKELGKIMWDHCGMARNEAGLKKALQLLPALREEYGSNLSVAGEAGELNQSLERAGRVADFIELGELMCLDALTREESCGGHFREEHQEEGECKRDDEKFAHVAAWEYTGAGKAPVRNVEPLVYEEIKMSTRSYK; this comes from the coding sequence ATGGCAACGTTGAACTCGAACATCCCGCCCGGACCTCTCGCCCAGAAATGGGAGAAGCACAAGTTCAGCTCCAAGCTCATCAACCCCGCGAACAAGCGGAAATACAAGGTGATCGTTGTCGGCGCTGGCTTGGCCGGCGGATCCGCCTCGGCCACGTTGGCGGAGCTAGGCTACCAGGTGGAGAACTTTGTTTTTCACGACAGCCCGCGCCGGGCGCATTCCATCGCGGCCCAGGGCGGTATCAATGCCGCGAAGAATTACCAGAACGACGGGGATAGCGTCTTTCGTCTCTTTTACGACACCATCAAAGGCGGCGATTTCCGAGCCCGAGAAGCGAACGTGCATCGGTTGGCGCAGGTCAGCGTCAATATCATCGATCAGTGTGCCGCCCAGGGTGTGCCCTTCGCGCGCGAATATGGGGGCTTGCTGGACAACCGCTCCTTCGGCGGCGCCCAGGTCTCGCGAACATTCTACGCACGCGGCCAGACGGGACAGCAACTGCTACTCGGGGCTTACTCGGCCCTCTCCCGTCAGATTGGACTGGGGGCGGTCAAGTCCTACACCCATTCGGAGATGCTCGATCTGGTCGTGATCGACGGACACGCCAAAGGTATTCTGGTCCGGAATCTCCAGACGGGTGAGATCACCCGTCACGTGGCGGATGCCGTCGTCCTGGCGACCGGGGGCTACGGCAATGTGTTCAATCTCTCGACGTATGCGCGCGGGTCGAACACGACTGCGATCTGGCGGGCCTACAAGCGGGGCGCCTGCTTTGCGAATCCCTGCTACACTCAGATTCATCCCACCTGTATCCCGGTTAGCGGCGACTATCAGAGCAAGCTAACCCTGATGTCCGAGTCACTCCGCAACGACGGTCGGATTTGGGTATCCAAGAAGAAAGGCGATACCCGGCCGCCCCAGCAGATACCGGAGGAGGACCGCGATTACTACCTGGAGCGCAAATACCCCAGCTTCGGCAATCTCGCTCCCCGCGATATCGCCTCGCGAGCCGCCAAGCAGGTGTGTGACGAGGGGCGCGGCGTGGGCGAGACCGGCCTGGGCGTCTACCTCGACTTCTCAGACGCCATTAAGCGGCTGGGGGAAAACCGGATTCGCGAGCGCTACGGCAACCTCTTCTCGATCTATCACGAGATCACGAACGAGGATGCCTACAAGGCTCCCATGCGGATCTATCCGGCCGTGCATTACACCATGGGCGGGCTCTGGGTGGACTACAACCTGATGAGCAATCTCCCCGGGCTTTTCGTTCTGGGTGAGGCGAATTTCTCCGATCATGGCGCCAATCGTCTCGGAGCCTCGGCATTGATGCAGGGATTGGCGGATGGCTATTTCGTCCTCCCGGCGACCATCGGCAACTACCTCGCCACTCAAAAGCCGGACCAGCGGCCGAAGACGGACCATGCGGCCTTCAAGGATGCGGATCAGGCCCTTCAGGGGAGCATCAAAAAGATGCTCGGAATGAAGGGCAAGAAGACTCCGGCTGGTTTTCTGAAGGAGCTTGGCAAGATCATGTGGGATCATTGCGGCATGGCGCGCAACGAGGCCGGTCTCAAGAAGGCGCTGCAGCTGCTTCCCGCCTTGCGTGAAGAGTATGGCAGCAACCTGTCGGTGGCTGGGGAAGCGGGCGAGTTGAACCAGTCGCTGGAGCGTGCGGGTCGGGTGGCTGACTTCATTGAGTTGGGCGAGTTGATGTGTCTGGATGCGCTGACACGCGAGGAATCGTGCGGCGGACATTTCCGCGAAGAGCATCAAGAGGAAGGCGAATGCAAACGCGATGATGAGAAGTTTGCGCATGTCGCGGCCTGGGAATACACGGGCGCAGGCAAGGCCCCGGTTCGCAATGTTGAGCCGCTGGTGTACGAAGAAATCAAAATGTCCACCCGCTCCTATAAGTAA
- a CDS encoding response regulator transcription factor produces the protein MSIRVLIVDDEPLARDRLRRLLGEDQTLKIVGECSHGLQAVESIRSQRPDLVLLDVQMPELDGFGVLAALEAEEVPLPAVIFTTAYDTFAVKAFEVHAIDYLLKPFDEERLASALSKARRQLETKEPEALRAKLSQLLSETKPKATIAERISIKSSGRIILIKPTEIDWIEAADNYVSLHVGKAVHLLRETMNSMEARLDPAKFLRISRSLIVNTERVKEMHPLFHGDYAIILHDGTKLNSSRNYRDQLKSRFGC, from the coding sequence ATGAGCATTCGAGTTCTAATTGTCGATGATGAGCCGCTGGCGAGAGATCGGCTCCGTCGTCTTTTGGGAGAGGATCAAACCCTGAAAATCGTGGGCGAATGCAGCCATGGCCTGCAGGCGGTGGAATCGATCCGATCGCAGCGTCCGGACCTGGTGCTACTGGATGTCCAGATGCCCGAGCTGGACGGGTTCGGAGTGCTGGCGGCTCTGGAAGCAGAGGAGGTTCCCCTGCCCGCCGTCATTTTCACCACCGCCTATGACACCTTCGCCGTGAAGGCTTTCGAGGTGCACGCGATCGACTATCTGCTGAAACCGTTCGATGAGGAACGTCTGGCCAGCGCCCTGTCCAAGGCGCGCAGGCAGCTGGAAACGAAAGAGCCGGAGGCCCTCCGCGCGAAGCTCAGTCAACTGCTCAGCGAAACCAAGCCGAAGGCCACGATTGCGGAGCGCATCTCCATCAAGTCGAGTGGCCGCATCATTCTCATTAAGCCGACGGAGATCGATTGGATCGAAGCCGCAGACAACTATGTCAGCCTGCATGTGGGAAAGGCGGTTCATCTGCTTCGGGAGACCATGAACTCGATGGAGGCCCGGCTGGACCCCGCCAAATTCCTACGCATCAGCCGCTCCCTGATCGTCAATACCGAGCGGGTCAAGGAGATGCATCCCCTATTCCACGGCGACTACGCGATCATCCTGCACGACGGAACCAAGCTCAATTCGAGCCGCAACTACCGCGACCAGCTCAAGAGTCGATTTGGCTGCTAG
- a CDS encoding histidine kinase: MEASNTLNLAAWRRWGLLWMFWTLVGLSFAGQFYISSSQLGRPILWRQALVYSLADWYVFAVLAFIPMRLARGLNLEGSRWTRNLLIHLTASLFFSLAYVALRTLVGLWHGSPDGRVVSLRETLPPLFLKTWHFNLLIYWVIVSVAHAVGYYRKFQDRHLRTVELERSLAQAKLQALQMQLNPHFLFNSLHAIAELMHRDVKAADRMLTRLSELLRLALDTSNTQTVSLRHEIGFLRRYLEIEQTRFGDRLQVSIEIEEETLEAKVPNLVLQPLVENSIRHGIEPQSLPGRITLRAQRQGSRLHLIVEDNGRGLPPASARREGIGLTNTRARLNELYGDQAQLEVVAGSERGVRATVVLPWMT; the protein is encoded by the coding sequence ATGGAAGCATCCAACACGCTCAACTTGGCAGCCTGGCGACGATGGGGCTTGCTCTGGATGTTCTGGACCCTGGTCGGACTCTCCTTCGCCGGACAGTTTTATATCTCGAGCTCTCAACTGGGGCGTCCCATCCTCTGGCGCCAAGCCTTGGTGTACTCGCTGGCGGACTGGTATGTATTCGCGGTGCTGGCCTTCATCCCGATGCGTCTCGCGCGGGGCCTCAACCTCGAAGGCAGCCGTTGGACCCGCAACCTGCTCATTCACCTGACTGCGAGCCTCTTTTTCTCGCTGGCGTATGTAGCCCTGCGGACCTTGGTTGGGCTCTGGCACGGATCGCCCGATGGGCGAGTCGTCTCGCTGCGCGAAACCCTGCCCCCGTTGTTCCTGAAGACCTGGCACTTCAACCTGCTGATCTACTGGGTGATCGTGAGCGTTGCTCACGCGGTCGGTTACTACCGCAAGTTCCAGGACCGGCATCTGCGAACCGTTGAGCTCGAGAGAAGTCTGGCTCAGGCCAAGCTCCAGGCGCTGCAAATGCAGCTGAACCCCCATTTCCTGTTTAACTCGCTCCATGCGATCGCCGAGTTGATGCATCGGGATGTGAAAGCTGCCGACCGAATGCTCACGCGTCTCAGCGAACTGCTGCGCCTGGCGCTGGACACCAGCAACACTCAGACCGTCAGCTTACGCCACGAGATCGGATTCCTCCGCCGCTATCTCGAGATCGAGCAAACCCGCTTTGGCGACCGACTCCAGGTCTCGATCGAGATCGAGGAGGAAACACTCGAAGCCAAAGTGCCCAACTTGGTGCTGCAGCCGCTGGTCGAGAACTCCATCCGCCACGGCATAGAACCCCAATCGCTGCCGGGAAGGATCACGCTGCGGGCTCAGCGGCAAGGTAGCCGCCTCCATCTCATCGTGGAGGACAACGGGCGCGGCCTCCCCCCGGCCAGCGCCCGGAGGGAGGGCATAGGACTGACGAACACTCGTGCCCGTCTCAATGAGCTCTATGGCGACCAAGCCCAACTCGAGGTCGTCGCCGGTTCCGAACGCGGAGTCCGGGCAACTGTCGTCTTGCCTTGGATGACCTGA
- a CDS encoding DUF3592 domain-containing protein, producing MRLIDMRANTSVLGRFGAAIFGLFFAGLGVLFLVVGSNSLLTEAASTRWPQVDCQISGVELIPSPKADGGFVATIRFEGRSEGRSFSGSHVERDTDYAALQALADRFPVGSSAKALVDPAQPTLPRLAVGQRGLGSWMMLPFLLIPLAFVIIGLGIAIAAFRRKGSPKHSQPPISDAVGARRLRQVSTGVGVIIGLVFTFIGGGMTWWALVKPGLRVADARSWNQVPCVVEFSRLVSIRGNKGGYTYRPEILFRYQVGGRTFRSSAVTFISGSSSGSASKQQLVDQYRPGSSAVCWVNPRDPADAVLDRSFPALAWLGLVALVFFGIGVAVLGGTLAKGRRPAVIPPIQNSPPVQTLSLRAASTPLQRVFLALAIALFWNGIISVFVGQFFKGSNQGRADWGLALFLIPFLLIGLGLVAWLLREILALANPRPSLQISPGRLVAGQPVRVRWKFSGAAERLDHLRITLIGRESAERRRGKNTHTETSVFKRLALVDTGETVRFREGEGEMVLPADAPPSFEAGAQKLEWLIQVEGTIARWPDVEVDFPVTVEAALAGSGPSEVAGSGAAEGPDWLEKDGFRLGVKGRRTHFRPGEVLEGVAAWTLDVPPEAVELRLFWYAGEALNAEVQCVAEETLTGLQAREMRPFRFVLPAGPISLTGKLISVRWGLELVARRRDVTVLRWDLVVSPFETVLQLIPESPPSFRSLIRD from the coding sequence ATGAGACTCATCGACATGCGAGCGAATACCTCTGTCCTAGGACGCTTTGGGGCCGCGATCTTCGGTCTGTTCTTCGCCGGATTAGGTGTTTTGTTCCTGGTCGTCGGCTCGAACTCCTTGCTCACGGAGGCGGCCTCCACCAGATGGCCGCAGGTGGACTGTCAAATTAGCGGGGTTGAACTGATTCCCTCTCCTAAAGCCGACGGGGGATTCGTCGCCACCATCCGCTTCGAGGGCCGATCGGAGGGGCGATCCTTCTCCGGTTCGCACGTGGAGCGAGACACGGATTACGCCGCTCTCCAGGCGTTGGCGGATCGTTTCCCCGTTGGATCTTCGGCCAAAGCCCTGGTGGATCCGGCGCAGCCTACCCTTCCTCGGCTGGCCGTCGGACAGCGGGGCTTGGGATCGTGGATGATGCTTCCCTTCCTGCTGATTCCCTTGGCGTTTGTGATCATAGGCTTGGGCATCGCAATCGCAGCCTTCCGGAGAAAGGGATCTCCAAAGCATTCGCAACCTCCGATCTCGGACGCGGTGGGTGCGCGGCGGCTTCGGCAGGTCTCGACGGGCGTTGGGGTGATCATTGGATTGGTGTTCACGTTCATCGGCGGGGGCATGACCTGGTGGGCTTTGGTCAAGCCCGGTCTCAGGGTGGCCGACGCGCGGAGCTGGAACCAGGTGCCGTGTGTCGTGGAGTTCAGCCGACTGGTGTCCATCCGAGGAAACAAGGGTGGATACACCTATCGCCCCGAGATTCTGTTTCGCTATCAGGTGGGGGGAAGGACCTTTCGATCGAGCGCCGTCACGTTCATTTCCGGCAGCAGCAGCGGGTCGGCATCGAAGCAGCAACTGGTGGATCAATACCGGCCTGGGTCCAGCGCGGTGTGCTGGGTCAACCCGCGGGATCCCGCCGACGCGGTGCTGGATCGCAGCTTTCCCGCCTTGGCCTGGTTGGGACTCGTCGCATTGGTGTTCTTCGGCATTGGGGTGGCGGTGTTGGGCGGGACCTTGGCAAAGGGACGTCGACCGGCCGTTATCCCACCGATCCAGAATTCGCCGCCTGTGCAGACGTTGTCGCTGCGGGCGGCGAGCACTCCGCTGCAGCGTGTTTTCCTCGCACTCGCTATCGCCCTCTTCTGGAATGGAATCATCAGCGTTTTCGTGGGCCAGTTTTTCAAAGGTTCGAATCAGGGGCGGGCCGACTGGGGACTCGCCTTGTTTTTGATTCCCTTCCTGTTGATAGGTCTCGGCCTGGTGGCGTGGCTGCTCCGGGAAATCCTGGCGCTGGCGAATCCCCGTCCTTCGCTGCAGATCAGCCCCGGTCGGTTGGTGGCCGGCCAACCTGTTCGCGTGCGTTGGAAGTTTTCCGGCGCGGCGGAGCGGCTTGATCATCTTCGGATCACTCTGATTGGGCGCGAGAGCGCGGAGCGGCGGCGAGGTAAGAACACGCATACGGAGACATCGGTATTTAAACGGCTGGCTTTGGTGGACACCGGCGAGACGGTTCGGTTTCGGGAAGGAGAAGGGGAGATGGTCCTCCCCGCCGACGCCCCGCCGAGTTTCGAAGCCGGGGCTCAAAAGCTCGAATGGCTCATTCAGGTCGAGGGCACCATCGCCCGCTGGCCGGATGTGGAGGTCGATTTTCCAGTGACCGTGGAAGCGGCGTTGGCGGGCTCCGGGCCGTCCGAGGTCGCAGGTTCAGGCGCGGCCGAGGGTCCGGATTGGCTGGAGAAAGATGGGTTCCGGTTGGGGGTAAAAGGTCGTCGGACCCATTTCCGTCCGGGGGAAGTCCTGGAGGGGGTGGCGGCTTGGACGCTGGATGTTCCTCCGGAAGCGGTGGAGCTCCGCCTGTTTTGGTATGCTGGCGAAGCCCTGAACGCGGAGGTTCAGTGTGTTGCCGAGGAGACCTTGACTGGGCTGCAAGCGCGTGAGATGCGTCCGTTCCGCTTCGTTCTTCCCGCGGGGCCGATCTCCTTGACCGGGAAATTAATCTCCGTGCGCTGGGGCTTGGAGTTGGTCGCTAGACGCCGCGATGTCACGGTCCTGCGTTGGGATCTGGTGGTTTCCCCCTTCGAAACAGTCCTGCAATTGATCCCGGAATCGCCCCCTTCCTTTCGCAGCCTCATTAGAGATTAG
- a CDS encoding succinate dehydrogenase cytochrome b subunit, with protein sequence MNVITRLWQSSLGKKYLMALSGIALFVFVVGHLVGNLQVFAGPDKLNSYAALLKSQPLLLWGARLGLLAVVGIHVASAISLAAQNRAARPVGYAAGRPPIAASYASRTMVMSGLIVASFIIYHLLHYTLLVPAVNLTGKDFSQLHETVKEGVERHDVYRMLVLGFRQPLVTGFYILSLALLCLHLSHGLSAMFQSLGVTRFSRAGRDCFARVVGVVIFLGYASIPLAVLFGLGKEVVK encoded by the coding sequence ATGAACGTCATCACCCGATTGTGGCAATCGTCACTCGGAAAAAAGTACCTGATGGCCCTTTCGGGAATTGCCCTGTTTGTTTTTGTGGTGGGGCACCTGGTGGGGAATCTTCAGGTCTTTGCCGGACCGGACAAGCTCAACTCCTATGCTGCGCTGCTGAAGTCGCAGCCGCTGCTTCTATGGGGCGCCCGCCTCGGCCTGCTCGCGGTGGTGGGTATTCACGTGGCATCGGCGATCAGCTTGGCGGCTCAAAACCGCGCTGCGCGGCCGGTTGGTTACGCTGCCGGGCGGCCGCCGATCGCGGCCAGCTACGCCTCGCGGACCATGGTCATGAGTGGACTGATCGTGGCCAGCTTCATCATCTATCATTTGCTCCACTACACCTTGCTGGTTCCCGCGGTGAATCTGACGGGGAAGGACTTCTCGCAGTTGCACGAGACGGTGAAGGAGGGCGTGGAGCGCCATGATGTCTACCGGATGTTGGTGCTTGGTTTTCGCCAGCCGCTGGTGACCGGGTTCTATATCCTCTCGCTGGCGCTGCTCTGTCTGCATCTCAGCCACGGTCTCTCGGCGATGTTCCAATCCTTGGGTGTGACGCGATTCTCTCGGGCTGGCCGTGATTGCTTCGCGCGCGTCGTAGGCGTGGTGATCTTTCTGGGATACGCTTCCATCCCGTTGGCCGTGCTCTTCGGATTGGGGAAGGAGGTCGTGAAATAA